The Yamadazyma tenuis chromosome 2, complete sequence sequence TTCCTGCCAAATTAAGGTACTTGGTATCATCATGtattttcaagaagttcatACAACCCAACGACTTTACAAACGTCATGGAAGAATGGAAAGTTGTGTCAGAAGATGCAATTACTCAGGTGTGGATGAGAAgttttggagttgatgcCATGAATGTGAATGAAGCTGAGCTTCTTATTTTCAAATCCTACGATGTTAACCGATTATTCAACCCACATAAAGACTTCACCTTGGAAGACAACGTCAAACCTAATAGCATATTTCAAGAGATTATTGATACTTCTGAGTATAGAAACAAGGAGCTCGGAGATCCCTTCAGAGGTCACAGATCATTTAGAAAAAGgtccaccaaaaaagacCAGCCAAATCAGATTGAAAAGCCAATAAGCGTGGATGCGTGTGAAGACCCTGTGACTCAACAGAGCTTCGATTATATCAGCTATGCACCAAGAAAAGTAGAGGGTGAGCTCTGGAAAGCTCCAAATGATACCAGTAGtagaagcagaagcagaagcAAAAGGCGATAACTTGTATAGTTTTGTGTAATAACATCTTGGCAACTTCCGGTATCCGCACACAACACACTTCGCACTATCGTTTCAAAATTTTGTAGATATATTTCCAGCAGGTAAACAGATTGAAAAGCGTGTACATACTGCTAATCCATCTACCAGGTCGAgttatttttcaaattggttGACCAAAATGAATAGGCAGATTCTGAGAGAAGAGATTCAGAAGATCTTACATCGGCTTGCCCAATTGAAAGCCCAGCATGGCGACAGAGCCATAAATGACCCTGAGTATGTcgagttggccaaaatcatTAGACATATCCAAAGTCAGGCACAGTTGCAACggcaacaacaacaacaacagcagcagcaacaacaacagaTGCCCGTGTCGCAAAACCAGCTATCCATGCCCGCTACTGGAAATCCCCACAACAATTTTTCACAACCTGCTAACAGCAATGCGTACATGAAAATGGGGGGAGTAAACAACGGTATGAATAATGGCATTAACTACGGTATGAATAACGGTAATAGAAATATGATGCAAAATGGTCCCATGTTCAATAACAGCCCCATGATGAACTCCGCTGAACCTCCTGTCAATAACCAGAACATGGGTGCAATGAACCCCATGCAATCACAAATACCTCcacaacagcagcaaccaCCTCCAATACCTCCCCAATCGCAAGCTCAGGCCacattcaacaataacCTGGAAATTGGGGAGAATAATTCGCAAGCTGTTGGAGGCTCTGCTTTTACATCCCAACAGTTTCAAGTCGTCAAAGGTGAATATCAAGCATTACGGttattattgaagaatccTGGTCCCAATAGTGTTCCTATTCCTCAGAGCTTGGCAGATTTTGTGACCAACGAGAGACTTGCATTTGCCCATGGAAACTATCTTCCTCTGAACTATAACGGTAGTGCAAATACTGCGGTATCCACTTCACAAGCACCTACACAGGTGCCAACACCAGGAGCCCTCCAACCCCAATCCCAGAATATCAATGCTACTATGGGAGCTCAGCAGATCCCTCCACAAATAACTCAGTCGAAACCACCATCTAGGTCCACACAGAGTCCATACATGCAATCAGCCCCAGCCTCAGACTTAAAAGTCAACCAAGTGCAAAACATGAAGATGCGTCAACCTTCTGGTCCACAACAACAGGCCGTTGCTAGGCCCCCTGGGTTTATTCCTGTTTCTCATGAACCCCACCCACCTGTGTTATTGGGAGAGTTCATAGATGATCTGGCCAAGAAGGAAATGAAGATAATTCCGGTTGTACAGCCAAATGTCCAAGTCGACTGTTTCGAAGTCCCTCACCTTGTGGGTGACGAGATACAAGACGTACAATTCCAACATCTTTATAGCAATCAAACCAGATTTCAACATCCTAGTTTGTACCCCGAAGGTATTGACATGAAAGAGATAAAGAAGAACAGAGAAGCTTTAATCATATTACAGATAGAACAACGGCTAGAGTTCTTAAAGAATGAGTTGAAAAGTGAATCGGATGAAGTCAGAAAGGACAATATCGAATTTGCAATAACTCAGCTTGAGCTTTTACCAtaccaaaaacaagtaaAGGGTACTCTTCTATCACATATTTGGTTCAGCAAGTCATTGTTACCTAATTCACACCCCAACTTCCTTGCCAAGTATAAGCCATTATCCCTTACGAATGTTATTGAGAGTCACCAATTGTACAAGAAACAAGTGTACTCTTTGCTCCAGGCTCAAAAcaagaaacaccaaaacGAAATGTCAGAGATATTCCGCATCATCAATACGAGAAAGAATGTGACCCAGCTAAAACGTGATAAAGCAGAAAGGTTCATCAATAGGATCAATAGTTTCCACAGCCTGGTTGCAAGAGAAGAACAGAAGAAGTTAGAAAGGATGGCCAAACAGCGTTTGCAAGCGTTGAAGCtgaatgatgaagaagcttATCTTAAGTTGTTAGACCACACCAAGGACACCAGGCTTCATCAATTGTTGAGTCAGACTGATAGTTTCTTGGACACATTAGCCCAAGCTGTGGTTACCCAGCAGAAGGAAGCTGGTGGTGAGATTTTAGGTAtgtcagaagaagaaaggcGGGAAAAACTTGATTATTATGAAGTAGCCCATCGTGTTAAGGAAGAAGTAAAAAGACAACCGACCATTCTTGTTGGAGGTACATTGAAAGAATACCAAGTGAAGGGGTTAGAATGGATGATTTCTTTATACAATAACCATTTGAATGGTATTTTAGCAGATGAAATGGGTTTGGGTAAAACCATTCAAACCATCTCCTTGATCACTTATTTGGTTGAGACAAAACGTGTACCAGGTCCGTTCTTGGTCATTGTACCTTTATCGACCTTGACGAATTGGAATATTGAATTCGATAAATGGGCCCCAACTATTAAGAAGATTACTTACAAAGGTACTCCAATTCAACGTAAGAGTTTACAATACGAGGTGAAGACCGGAAATTTCCAAATATTATTGACAACTTTTGAATACATCATCAAGGATAGAAACTTGTTGTCCAAGATTAAATGGATCCATATGATTATCGATGAAGGTCACCGTATGAAAAATGCTAATTCCAAATTATCTGAAACCTTGACCCATCATTATCACAGTGATCATAGATTAATTTTAACTGGTACTCCATTACAAAACAACTTACCAGAATTATGGGCATTGTTGAACTTTGTTTTACCCAAGATCTTTAATTCGGTCAAGTCCTTCGACGAATGGTTCAATACCCCATTCGCAAACACCGGTGGTCAAGATAAAATAGAATTGAACGAAGAAGAGACCTTATTGATCATCAGAAGATTGCATAAGGTTTTAAGACCATTTTTGTTgagaagattgaagaaagatgttGAGAAAGACTTACCTAATAAAGTGGAGAAGGTTGTTAAATGTAAGATGTCTTCCATCCAGTCGAAGTTGTATCAACAAATGTTGAAGCACAATATTTTGTATACCAGTGATGAAAACGGGGAACCTGTCATCATTAAGAATGCAAACAATCAAATCATGCAATTGAGAAAGATCTGTAACCATCCTTTTGTGTATGAGGAAGTCGAGAATATGCTTAACCCTAGATCGGAAACAAATGATGATATCTGGAGAGTGGCAGGTAAATTCGAGTTATTGGATCGTATTTTACCTAAATTTAAAGCTACTGGACACAGAGTTTTaattttcttccaaatgACCCAAATCATGGACATCATGGAGGATTTCTTGAGATTAAGAAACTTACAGTATATGAGATTGGATGGTGGAACAAAAGCTGACGACAGAACTCAGCTATTGAAACGCTTCAACGCTCCTAATTCTGAGTATTTCTGTTTCTTATTATCCACTAGAGCGGGtggtttgggtttgaatTTGCAAACTGCCGATACTGTTATCATTTTTGATACCGATTGGAACCCTCATCAAGATTTACAGGCTCAGGATAGAGCCCATAGAATTGGTCAAAAGAATGAGGTAAGAATCTTAAGATTAATCACCGAAGACTCTGTCGAAGAAATGATCTTAGAGAGAGCACACGCTAAATTGGAAATTGATGGAAAGGTTATTCAAGCTGGTAAGTTCGATAATAAGTCCACTGCAGAAGAACAAGAGGCCTTGTTAAGAGCATTGattgaaaaggaagaagaaagaaaactTAACCTGGAAGATAGTGATGAGAATctcgatgatgatgagttgaatCAGGTTATTGCCAGAAATGTTGGAGAGCTTGATGTCTTCAAGCGCCTTGATGACCAAAGAATCAGTACAACCAGGGAAGCGTTGTATCCTAGTAGATTATTAAGTGAGCAAGAGTTGCCTGctcttttccaaagagaCCCAGAATCGGTTCTTAAGAAAGATGAGATCAGACCCGATGAATACGGAAGAGGTAATAGAGAGAGAAAGGTTGCTAATTATGACGACCACTTGACTGAAGAGCAGTGGTTAAAACAAATTGATGGAGTTGCTTCGGAAAGTGATGGTGAAGACTCTAGACCCAAGCGTTCGAAAAGTAGACCAAAAGCAAAACCTAGGCGTACTactcaagatcttgacgACTTCGTTGTGGATTATGATtctgataatgatgatCTGTTGAAGCGTGCCAACTCTAACGATTCAAGTGCAGTTGACAGTAAGAAACAAAGGTCAGCTACTCCTTTATCAGCCAGGTCGAGAGCAAGACCTCCCAGAATCCGGAATAGAGCTAAGGGAGGTCGTAGCAGACCTGCAACTTTGATTCGTCAAACCCCTACCTTGGATCCTCTTGCAGAGAAGGAAagagaagttcttcaaaatcaagcaGATTTGATTTATGAAGTGGTCCTCAACTATAAGGATGATTCAGGAAGAAACTTGAGTGAATTGTTTTTGGTCAAGCCATCCAGAAAGTTATACCCAGACTATTACGTTTTGATTAAGAACCCACTCGCGTTTGATACTGTCAAGAAGAGAATCACTTCAAGAACCTATACCAGTATTCGTGAACTTCTCGAGGACCTTCATTTGATATTCAGCAATGCCAGGAAATTTAACGAAGAAGGATCGATTGTTTATGAAGATGCCAACTTATTGGAGTCTGTGGcatttgaaaaatataaGGAGTTATCTGATGAAAGCGAAGAACAAGTTTCCAAGATCCTtaattttgatgatttcgaAGAGCAGTATGGATTAAGAGTTCCTAATTTAAGTAAAGTGGggatgttgaagaaggaagaagCTGAGCCAGCGCTGGAACAATCTTCTGAACCAGAGCCAGAACCACAACCGCAGCAAcaaccaccatcaccatcaaggCTAGAAGTAGAGGTTGATGATCTGATAGGGAAACATATAGAGGAAGATGATCTTGGGCTTCCTGATATTCCTGGTCTagatgatgacgatgacttGATGTCCAGCCATCTAAACGATTTAGATCTCCCTCatgatattgattttgaacacTAGTTATAATCAATTCTATTAAGATAACGGAAGCTAATAAATGTAACATTATGTAACCCGAAGACACTATAGAATTACAGAACCAACTGGTTCAAAATAAGACCAAGACCAAGACCAGCCCAGTCAGCGACTGTTTTCGACTAGTAGTACCAAACAAAAAGCCATAGGCTCATATCTAAGTTCATATTTCAGAATATGATGGGAGCTGGTCATCTATTTGAGTGTTATTGACAGCGTCGTTCAATATAGAGTTGAAAACTTCGacgaattggaaaagacCCCCATCATTAAACTTAACTTGACCCTTAAAATATTCATTTTTAGGAAAACCATCACTTGCAATAGAAGGAGTCGGAGTACTGAAAAAGATGAATTCCCAGTAATTAGGTCCAAACCATGGAGACTTGAGTTCATGGCTGAACTGTAATCTTGGACTTAGAGTAAGATCCACCAGAAATGTGCTAACATCTCCCTGAGAAGCTGTGATGTATATGAACCTCTTTGTCGTTAAGTAGATGAATCCATCTTTAGTATTAATGTGCACGGAGTTATCGCTTTGTTTCAGTACAATGGATAAACTCTGTCTTGggcttgaagaagagaaccTGATAACTTCAGATCCATCAGAAGCCAACACAAAAGGCAACTCGCTAGTGCCTAATAGCTTCAGATAATTGTCTTTAAGGACAACGTTATTTATGGACATTTGTAGTATCAATGACGCTTCCGAATTTGAAAGACTGCGAAGATACTACTAAAAAAAATCGTTACATCAAGATCCGATGCCACGGTTTTGTCGTTCGTTCAACCCGTTGCTCGAGTCAGTACAGTTCTTTCCGAGTTCCAGATCGAGTCTCAAGTCCATAATTAACCCACAAGCATGTCAGCAAATCATCGATAAGCTtgacttgaaaaaaaaataccCCAAGTCTAACTCATTGAACATTGTAGATATTTTCCCAGGGTTTGGATTGTTTTCCACCATGATAAATCAAGAGTTAAGGCCTAAAAAGCATATTCTTATGGAAGAAACAAAGGTGTGTATACCTCATTATGAGGGTTTATTCGAACTTTTGCagaaagacaagaagtATAATGATAGTTTTGTACTTTACCCCAAGAACGGCTACAAATGGGAGTCATATGAGACGATGGTAAATGAAGACAAATTGCTCGAGATCAACACACAATCCGAGGATAATATCCACGATGAACTATTAATTGTTGCCAACATGCTTACCCTTACCTATGGAGAAGCAGTGTTTGCTCAATGGCTAGCATGCTCAGCACATAAAAACTGGTTACAGAAATATGGTAGAGTTAGAATGATTTGTGTTTTGCCAGAAGTGACGGCTCAAAAGTTCTTATCGGGTCCATCATTCTtcagaagaaacagaagtTCTATCAAACGGGATTTATTTACGGATACCAAGCTAATTGCCATCAATGAGATGGAAGGTGATAACTATGCACCAGATGGGTATGGTTACGACCCAAATTTATTGGTAAAGGACCAGCCTGTGATTGTTCCTTTGACAACCATATACCCGGCTCCAACCAGAATGGCAGTTGTTGAGGTGAATCCAAAACAAACAGTGGATATCAACACAGATTATTTGGACTATATAGCCCAGATTTTGATGTACAGAAGAACCCATCCCCTCCAAGAAGCATTGAAATACCTAAGTCCTggagcagaagaagatttggGCCCCAAGCTCAAGCACCTCTTGGAAAAGACCCCTAGAGATTTAACAAGTGAAGACTTTCATGAACTTGTTAAGGCATTCGAGAGTTGGCCATTCAAgccttctttggaagaacgGTTGAGTCTCAATCCTTCACCAGATGACGACTAAGGACTAAAAGAAGTAAGTTAACATACTGTATATTATTACCCTGTATTTAGAAATCCTTAAGCTTACATATCTTCTTTATGAGAGTTAGCCAGAACTCTTCTTAGTTTCAAATCTTCATTGTTTTTGTCTGAATCAACTGGATCTGGGCTAGAGGTGCCATTCTCAGAAACAATTGGGTCAATGTGAATATCATGTTCACCATTTGAGCCAACACTTGAGAACTTAGCCTTGGCTGAGGGAATAAATGAGGACTTTTCGTAAAGGCCACTTTtaagttgttcaaatccTGTGCTGTCTGATTCAGCTGGAGATTTAAGCAAAGGAGCAGTGtaacttctttggtgagTTAAATTGGATGTTTTAGGTGACCTTGTCTTTGGAACTTGAATTGAACCTGAGTACACTCTTCCTCCATTTCCACTTTCTTCAGGAGAAGAGTCACTGGGATAATAGCTCGATGTCTCAGAATTTGGATATTGTGGATTCAGTCTCAGTGAAACTTCGTTAACAGAGTTGGAAAAGTCCACCAGGTGAAGAACAAAACGGGAGATGAGAATAGATAAGCAGATACTATTAAGAAATCCACAAATTACCATTATCAAGGATAATGTTAATTTCTTGTTAGGAAACTTCAGGTTCATCAATATTAATGtcaccaaattcaaaatTTGGAAGCCAAACAGTGTAAtaaaaccacaaaacaaaCCCGAGGCACACATTCTCACTAGCAAGCCTCTAGGAGTATGATAGCATATATCAATTATGATCAAGATAAACATGATAACAGTAGATGAAAACAATACACCCATGTTGGACAAGTGGATCAAAAGCCTGAACTTATCGAATTCTTCGAACCCTTTTAAATACCTAGTTCCCTCATAGAAAGGAAGAAGGTGAGCACGGATAAATTGAGTCAAGTTTTGGTTTCTGAAAACGAACATATTGCTGTCATCAAGAGTTTTCAGGAATACGTTGTGGAACATACTACTTTCATCTCTGATAACCGTATTGGTGGTAAAGTTAAAATGTCCTTCTGATAAATGGATGTTGATATAGTTTTTGCTGATCGTAATGGAGGGAGAAAAGATTATGGTTGAAGTCTCGTAGTTACTAGCATAGAAGTCTTGGTTTCTCAGATAACTATCCTGAATGATACCAGGAAGTctgaaatcaacttcatcaatcACCGTCTTGTTTGAGGTGCTCAAATAATGAATAATATCAACCGTGTTCAAATCGGCCTGGTAAGAGGTGAAAACCTCAAAATTCATAAAGGAAACCACGAAGAGAGAGACCAAGGTGGTGACCAAGAACTTAAGATGAATATTTTTGGTagagttcttgaaccacTTGCCAGTCTTTGAGGTCATAGTGATTATCTCTTTGGGCTCCATGGATAGTAGTTGCAGTCGCAGACTTTATTTTGCATCCACAAACGCACTAGTAAAAAAGCCCCGAATATCGGTGTGGAGACGCCCCAAACGCGGCAGATTATTACATTTCCTAAAGAGGTATCAGATTCAATACTTGACTAAGACGGCATGTGatcaagtttggaaaactcATTGGAGGTATTACCTACAAAAAAAAGCAAACCAACTCAGTACAATATACTTGTTTCTACACaccaaacaccaacactATGAGTCTTCCAATTGAAGATCCTGTATTTGGTGGGGTAAACTACACCGCTTCAGCATATATGATGGAGTTACTCTATGCGTTAGGCGATGGCAGAGACCCTGGAACTGGGATTAAACCGTTTTCAAGATGGAGCAAGAACCTCATGGGACCAAAGCTCCCAGAAGCTCTTTTAAACTACAACGTGGGAATGCAAGTGAACCTTCTTGGTGGGTACCCAATAAGTAAAGACATAGTACCACTGGCAATATTTACAGCAGTGTTTGTCATTTTTACATTAACCCATTTGGCTATTTTTGTCGTCAATTGTGGCAGAAATCACTACTTCTACCTCAGTTTGTACTGGGTCGGGTATGGGATTCTTCGGCTGCTTGGGTTTGGCTTGCGGATACTTTGGGCCCACGATATTACCTTGGTAGACATGGCTATTGCAGACGAATGTATGCTAGTGCTTGGAAATGTGGCATTGGTAGCTTCAAACTTGGTATTGGCCCAGAGGTTGTTTAGTTGGAGACATCCGGTAGGAGGTGCAAGGAGGTTGTTTCGGTACACTATGTACGGGATGTATCTTGTGGTGGCTGGAGTTATTGCCATGACGGTGACTGCATCTGCGGTGCCATACCTTTACTATTTGAGTTCCAAGGTGTTTTGGCATTACAAGATTTGTGTGATGGTTTCATCAATATTAATCATCTTATACTCGCTTACGGCCATTCTGCTCTTGGGATTGTCATATTTCTTCAAGCCCACTCGCAAGGATGAAAACTTATACACCTACCAGCCGTGGTGGATTGAATCATTCCTGCCATTTTACTTTGTGAAAAAAGGTGCAAAATTAGAAGCGGAAGAGACGTTTATGAAGAGAAATCACAACCACCGGCATGCAGTCCGAGTGATCGCTGCAACCCATCACCACTATAATATGGTGGAAGGATTGACTAATCAAAGAGGGGATTTAACGCATAATACCTCAATTTTGATTATTTTTATCTCCACTacttttctctttttaGCATCTGTTGTTCGGTGTATTGCAGTGTTCCAGGCCAATGCTGCCTTTAGAGGAGGACGAGTTTGTGAACCAGTTTTGATGTATATTGTTTGGGGATTGCTTGAGGTGGTCATCAATATACTTTTCTTGGTGGGTAGAGTCGACTTACGATTCTACAGACCCGATAAATTACCCAAGAAAGTTAGAGCTATCATCACTGCTGAGCAGTCGGTGATGGTGTCAGCCAACCAAAGTGACTTGGAATATTCAGATGATGAGGAATTCGACATCATGACCGTCGAAGACAAGTACTCATTCCAGGGTAATCCACGCCCTCCTACCTACCACTTACAACTAAAACATAGTGATGACTCTGATACAGACAAGAAAACGTCGAGTAATGAAGGTCACTCTTATACCCAGGACGACAATGCATCAGAGTTCAATTTTTAGAAATAGACCAAAGATAATGTATACTGGTTTAGGTGAATCTGCCCTGCTGCAAAATTGCATATGTACAGAAAAAGCGGGACATAATGCACTTCTCCTCAATGGTCGCAGCCTTTTGAGTTTGTTTTCTGGGGGAAGATGTGGAGAAGCAGATTTGTTGTTTGGCCCTGTGCGGGAAAAAAGTGTATATAAATAATAATGGTTCCTAAAATTATTGGGCAGATAATGCCATGACCAAAACACGAGAGTATTCGGCTTCAGATGGGATCCTCAACATGTTATATGCGTTGCAAAACGGAGCGGACACCGGTAGCGGTATTAGACCCATGAGAGACTATGGGAAGAATTTGCTAGGGTCCAAGCTCCCACCTGCCTTTATACAAAGAGCggtttccaacttgaataatCTTTTTGGTAATTATCCGGTGACGTCAGACTATGCTCCATCTGTGTTGTTCACCGTGATCTTCATTGTGTTGGGAACAGCCCACTTTACGTTGTTTACAGTCAATGTATCTAGAGGCCATTTGTTTTATATTTCCTTCGCCTGGGGTTTAATAGCTTGGCTTAAAGGTGTTGGATTTGCTTTGAGATCCCAGTGGGCGCTAGACATTTTGCAGGTCAATATCGGGTTGGCCAGTGAGGTTATTCTTATTGTGCTGGGGGTGTTTTTGCTGACAGTAAATTTGGTGTTGGCTCAGAGACTATTCACTTGGAGACATCCAGTGGGAGGAGACAGAAAATTGTTTAAAAACATCATGTATGGTATGTACGTAATGGTTGTGGCTGTGATAGTTGGTACGGTGTTTGCACAGGCGTCTCC is a genomic window containing:
- the SNF2 gene encoding transcriptional regulator (EggNog:ENOG503NX7W; COG:B,K) is translated as MSALNNDDPGSLHHVDELVGPTTQSLHSKDDPQPTTKRINLILDPSAFTKGIGNIKRWYKDEYIQSRSEHIKDTKVILNLYIPSYTLHEFDYLQRGTSMTAFFARKSIRFIDELYENNQTSQDITPKFQVNLSIEAPFERGPRWKDCQEYQVIRPKVKDFPNFKTKFDSSLARRKAEDFGDLTNDINTKLSTSASSKVNDIQYENSESFSQAAATSEDYAQIPAKLRYLVSSCIFKKFIQPNDFTNVMEEWKVVSEDAITQVWMRSFGVDAMNVNEAELLIFKSYDVNRLFNPHKDFTLEDNVKPNSIFQEIIDTSEYRNKELGDPFRGHRSFRKRSTKKDQPNQIEKPISVDACEDPVTQQSFDYISYAPRKVEGELWKAPNDTSTGKQIEKRVHTANPSTRSSYFSNWLTKMNRQISREEIQKILHRLAQLKAQHGDRAINDPEYVELAKIIRHIQSQAQLQRQQQQQQQQQQQQMPVSQNQLSMPATGNPHNNFSQPANSNAYMKMGGVNNGMNNGINYGMNNGNRNMMQNGPMFNNSPMMNSAEPPVNNQNMGAMNPMQSQIPPQQQQPPPIPPQSQAQATFNNNSEIGENNSQAVGGSAFTSQQFQVVKGEYQALRLLLKNPGPNSVPIPQSLADFVTNERLAFAHGNYLPSNYNGSANTAVSTSQAPTQVPTPGALQPQSQNINATMGAQQIPPQITQSKPPSRSTQSPYMQSAPASDLKVNQVQNMKMRQPSGPQQQAVARPPGFIPVSHEPHPPVLLGEFIDDSAKKEMKIIPVVQPNVQVDCFEVPHLVGDEIQDVQFQHLYSNQTRFQHPSLYPEGIDMKEIKKNREALIILQIEQRLEFLKNELKSESDEVRKDNIEFAITQLELLPYQKQVKGTLLSHIWFSKSLLPNSHPNFLAKYKPLSLTNVIESHQLYKKQVYSLLQAQNKKHQNEMSEIFRIINTRKNVTQLKRDKAERFINRINSFHSSVAREEQKKLERMAKQRLQALKSNDEEAYLKLLDHTKDTRLHQLLSQTDSFLDTLAQAVVTQQKEAGGEILGMSEEERREKLDYYEVAHRVKEEVKRQPTILVGGTLKEYQVKGLEWMISLYNNHLNGILADEMGLGKTIQTISLITYLVETKRVPGPFLVIVPLSTLTNWNIEFDKWAPTIKKITYKGTPIQRKSLQYEVKTGNFQILLTTFEYIIKDRNLLSKIKWIHMIIDEGHRMKNANSKLSETLTHHYHSDHRLILTGTPLQNNLPELWALLNFVLPKIFNSVKSFDEWFNTPFANTGGQDKIELNEEETLLIIRRLHKVLRPFLLRRLKKDVEKDLPNKVEKVVKCKMSSIQSKLYQQMLKHNILYTSDENGEPVIIKNANNQIMQLRKICNHPFVYEEVENMLNPRSETNDDIWRVAGKFELLDRILPKFKATGHRVLIFFQMTQIMDIMEDFLRLRNLQYMRLDGGTKADDRTQLLKRFNAPNSEYFCFLLSTRAGGLGLNLQTADTVIIFDTDWNPHQDLQAQDRAHRIGQKNEVRILRLITEDSVEEMILERAHAKLEIDGKVIQAGKFDNKSTAEEQEALLRALIEKEEERKLNSEDSDENLDDDELNQVIARNVGELDVFKRLDDQRISTTREALYPSRLLSEQELPALFQRDPESVLKKDEIRPDEYGRGNRERKVANYDDHLTEEQWLKQIDGVASESDGEDSRPKRSKSRPKAKPRRTTQDLDDFVVDYDSDNDDSLKRANSNDSSAVDSKKQRSATPLSARSRARPPRIRNRAKGGRSRPATLIRQTPTLDPLAEKEREVLQNQADLIYEVVLNYKDDSGRNLSELFLVKPSRKLYPDYYVLIKNPLAFDTVKKRITSRTYTSIRELLEDLHLIFSNARKFNEEGSIVYEDANLLESVAFEKYKELSDESEEQVSKILNFDDFEEQYGLRVPNLSKVGMLKKEEAEPASEQSSEPEPEPQPQQQPPSPSRLEVEVDDSIGKHIEEDDLGLPDIPGLDDDDDLMSSHLNDLDLPHDIDFEH
- a CDS encoding uncharacterized protein (EggNog:ENOG503NUNN; COG:S) — translated: MMELLYALGDGRDPGTGIKPFSRWSKNLMGPKLPEALLNYNVGMQVNLLGGYPISKDIVPSAIFTAVFVIFTLTHLAIFVVNCGRNHYFYLSLYWVGYGILRSLGFGLRILWAHDITLVDMAIADECMLVLGNVALVASNLVLAQRLFSWRHPVGGARRLFRYTMYGMYLVVAGVIAMTVTASAVPYLYYLSSKVFWHYKICVMVSSILIILYSLTAISLLGLSYFFKPTRKDENLYTYQPWWIESFSPFYFVKKGAKLEAEETFMKRNHNHRHAVRVIAATHHHYNMVEGLTNQRGDLTHNTSILIIFISTTFLFLASVVRCIAVFQANAAFRGGRVCEPVLMYIVWGLLEVVINILFLVGRVDLRFYRPDKLPKKVRAIITAEQSVMVSANQSDLEYSDDEEFDIMTVEDKYSFQGNPRPPTYHLQLKHSDDSDTDKKTSSNEGHSYTQDDNASEFNF
- the MTF1 gene encoding Mitochondrial transcription factor 1 (COG:H; EggNog:ENOG503NZRU), producing MPRFCRSFNPLLESVQFFPSSRSSLKSIINPQACQQIIDKLDLKKKYPKSNSLNIVDIFPGFGLFSTMINQELRPKKHILMEETKVCIPHYEGLFELLQKDKKYNDSFVLYPKNGYKWESYETMVNEDKLLEINTQSEDNIHDELLIVANMLTLTYGEAVFAQWLACSAHKNWLQKYGRVRMICVLPEVTAQKFLSGPSFFRRNRSSIKRDLFTDTKLIAINEMEGDNYAPDGYGYDPNLLVKDQPVIVPLTTIYPAPTRMAVVEVNPKQTVDINTDYLDYIAQILMYRRTHPLQEALKYLSPGAEEDLGPKLKHLLEKTPRDLTSEDFHELVKAFESWPFKPSLEERLSLNPSPDDD